In the Octopus sinensis linkage group LG17, ASM634580v1, whole genome shotgun sequence genome, one interval contains:
- the LOC115221016 gene encoding carbohydrate sulfotransferase 4-like isoform X2 — translation MRSGSSVTGKILEQARNAIYYFEPLRKLSFYSYANQPLTSIDDKKRYFATNKSVEKGKIQILKAHLNCKFRNTFVETLLDRAVSGCKICKKFNQCLKKNNSVPMVNKCLPQLQNVCNSANVRIAKVIRLDMNLVPELLQSDSNLYVVHLIRDPRAILRSRSKVGLKILEGEKHTKRLCSQIYYNAIKTIELKKIPQFKERIMTLFYENLSENPIAVTKDMYHFLHIPFTENVQEWIRRNMLGKNLNKNPFSVSARNSLFHTREWRLKSAYDFVKDVDEACLYVYKLLGYKAARDINHLRNISESFFDINRF, via the exons ATGCGAAGTGGATCATCCGTAACTGGCAAGATACTCGAACAAGCTCGAAACGCCATATATTATTTCGAACCACTTCGCAAACTTTCCTTTTACAGCTATGCTAACCAACCGTTAACAAGCATTGATGATAAAAAAAG ATATTTCGCAACTAACAAATCGGTAGAAAagggaaaaatacaaattttgaaaGCACATCTTAATTGTAAATTTCGTAACACTTTTGTGGAAACATTACTTGACAGAGCAGTTTCAGGATGcaaaatttgtaaaaaatttaatcagtgtcttaaaaaaaataatagtgtgCCGATGGTTAACAAATGCCTGCCACAATTACAAAATGTGTGTAATTCAGCTAATGTCAGAATTGCTAAAGTAATCCGCCTTGATATGAATTTAGTACCCGAGTTATTACAGTCGGATTCGAACCTATATGTTGTACACCTTATTAGAGATCCACGTGCTATTTTGAGATCCCGTTCAAAAGTGGGTTTAAAAATTTTAGAAGGTGAAAAACATACAAAACGTCTCTGTTCTCAAATATATTATAATGCTATAAAAACTATTGAACTCAAGAAAATTCCACAGTTTAAAGAGAGAATAATGACACTTTTTTACGAAAATCTTAGCGAGAATCCCATTGCTGTTACGAAGGATATGTACCATTTCCTTCACATTCCATTTACAGAAAATGTTCAAGAATGGATTCGCCGAAATATGCTAGGCAAAAATTTGAACAAAAATCCATTTTCAGTTTCGGCACGAAACTCCTTATTTCATACTCGGGAATGGCGTTTAAAGTCTGCGTATGATTTCGTCAAAGATGTGGATgaagcatgtttatatgtgtataaactgCTTGGGTATAAAGCAGCCAGAGATATCAATCATCTTCGGAATATTTCGGAGAGCTTTTTTGATATAAATCGTTTCTAG
- the LOC115221017 gene encoding general transcription factor II-I repeat domain-containing protein 2-like — translation MLLYRKSINLKRRYETKHTEVRWLGRGKVFNIVSELVEEICQFMDSKGKESKVLKDEKWKCELVFLVDITAHLRVLNIRFRGRDRMICDMYDAMKAFQVKLRLWETQMHQLNMSHFPCCQVMLSQVSATVFSKKHFADKLSAVRIEFTRCYSDFEAQKNNFELLRNPFVINVETALAQIQMELTELQCNGILKEKYNCVGPARFTCVIPKALPQLRLHATRTRSLFGSTYLCEQPFSVMKIVMCSSVLDG, via the coding sequence ATGTTGCTATACCGAAAGAGTATAAATCTCAAACGCCGCTACGAAACAAAACATACGGAAGTGCGGTGGCTCGGTCGGGGCAAAGTCTTCAATATAGTTTCTGAGCTGGTTGAGGAAATATGTCAGTTCATGGACAGTAAAGGAAAAGAATCCAAAGTTCTGAAGGATGAAAAGTGGAAATGCGAATTGGTGTTTCTGGTTGACATAACTGCGCATCTCCGTGTTTTAAACATCCGGTTCCGGGGACGGGATCGCATGATCTGTGATATGTATGACGCAATGAAGGCATTTCAAGTGAAGTTGCGCTTATGGGAGACACAAATGCACCAATTGAACATGTCTCACTTTCCCTGTTGCCAAGTAATGTTGAGCCAAGTCAGCGCTACGGTGTTCTCAAAGAAACACTTTGCTGATAAATTAAGTGCGGTCCGCATTGAATTCACGCGGTGCTATAGTGACTTTGAAGCACAGAAAAATAATTTCGAGCTGCTTCGCAACCCATTTGTCATCAATGTGGAAACTGCACTTGCACAGATTCAAATGGAGCTGACAGAACTGCAGTGTAATGGGATACTAAAAGAAAAGTACAACTGTGTGGGGCCCGCACGGTTCACATGCGTCATACCTAAGGCATTGCCGCAGCTCCGTTTACATGCAACTCGAACGCGTTCTTTGTTTGGAAGTACATATCTGTGTGAGCAGCCATTCTCTGTGATGAAGATTGTTATGTGTAGTTCCGTTCTCGATGGGTGA
- the LOC115221016 gene encoding carbohydrate sulfotransferase 1-like isoform X1: protein MLSRRHWLRKRANITKVIILAYMRSGSSVTGKILEQARNAIYYFEPLRKLSFYSYANQPLTSIDDKKRYFATNKSVEKGKIQILKAHLNCKFRNTFVETLLDRAVSGCKICKKFNQCLKKNNSVPMVNKCLPQLQNVCNSANVRIAKVIRLDMNLVPELLQSDSNLYVVHLIRDPRAILRSRSKVGLKILEGEKHTKRLCSQIYYNAIKTIELKKIPQFKERIMTLFYENLSENPIAVTKDMYHFLHIPFTENVQEWIRRNMLGKNLNKNPFSVSARNSLFHTREWRLKSAYDFVKDVDEACLYVYKLLGYKAARDINHLRNISESFFDINRF, encoded by the exons ATGCTTTCTCGAAGACATTGGTTAC GTAAACGCGCGAACATAACGAAAGTCATAATACTAGCATACATGCGAAGTGGATCATCCGTAACTGGCAAGATACTCGAACAAGCTCGAAACGCCATATATTATTTCGAACCACTTCGCAAACTTTCCTTTTACAGCTATGCTAACCAACCGTTAACAAGCATTGATGATAAAAAAAG ATATTTCGCAACTAACAAATCGGTAGAAAagggaaaaatacaaattttgaaaGCACATCTTAATTGTAAATTTCGTAACACTTTTGTGGAAACATTACTTGACAGAGCAGTTTCAGGATGcaaaatttgtaaaaaatttaatcagtgtcttaaaaaaaataatagtgtgCCGATGGTTAACAAATGCCTGCCACAATTACAAAATGTGTGTAATTCAGCTAATGTCAGAATTGCTAAAGTAATCCGCCTTGATATGAATTTAGTACCCGAGTTATTACAGTCGGATTCGAACCTATATGTTGTACACCTTATTAGAGATCCACGTGCTATTTTGAGATCCCGTTCAAAAGTGGGTTTAAAAATTTTAGAAGGTGAAAAACATACAAAACGTCTCTGTTCTCAAATATATTATAATGCTATAAAAACTATTGAACTCAAGAAAATTCCACAGTTTAAAGAGAGAATAATGACACTTTTTTACGAAAATCTTAGCGAGAATCCCATTGCTGTTACGAAGGATATGTACCATTTCCTTCACATTCCATTTACAGAAAATGTTCAAGAATGGATTCGCCGAAATATGCTAGGCAAAAATTTGAACAAAAATCCATTTTCAGTTTCGGCACGAAACTCCTTATTTCATACTCGGGAATGGCGTTTAAAGTCTGCGTATGATTTCGTCAAAGATGTGGATgaagcatgtttatatgtgtataaactgCTTGGGTATAAAGCAGCCAGAGATATCAATCATCTTCGGAATATTTCGGAGAGCTTTTTTGATATAAATCGTTTCTAG